A portion of the Lolium rigidum isolate FL_2022 chromosome 1, APGP_CSIRO_Lrig_0.1, whole genome shotgun sequence genome contains these proteins:
- the LOC124693484 gene encoding lysine-specific demethylase JMJ30-like: MDTGEPAGAVVAAAGGEKRAALLRQITEEGGFAFVASAEKAAAGDLRAAEAAREMAWEQLHSGPWRGVEPAWRDAYALACLHVASIRAADDRRAALRALDMGLIMGGDLLRAELEAAIARVPAYINGDSNGDGNGIDAERWMEGLSRNRDIADVFKVLPVKSLLCKQIERRTCISLEAFIHDYFLRESPVILSGCIDHWPARTKWKDIKYLERIAGDRTVPAEVGKNYVCNEWRQDLITFSQFLERMWSPDCSANKTYLAQHPLFDQIKELREDIVVPDYCYAGGGELQSLNAWFGPDGTVTPLHHDPHHNLFAQVLGRKYIRLYSASISEDLYPHMETVLSNTSQVRVLCQITSIGLNK, translated from the exons ATGGACACCGGCGAGCCGGCGGGGGCAgtggtagcggcggcgggaggggagaAGAGGGCGGCGCTGCTGCGACAGATCACCGAGGAGGGGGGCTTCGCCTTCGTGGCCTCCGCGGAGAAGGCAGCTGCGGGGGACCtgcgcgcggcggaggcggcacgGGAGATGGCCTGGGAGCAGCTGCACTCGGGGCCGTGGAGAGGGGTGGAACCCGCGTGGCGGGACGCCTACGCGCTCGCCTGCCTCCACGTGGCCAGCATCCGGGCCGCCGACGACCGCCGCGCAGCGCTCAGGGCGCTCGACATGGGCCTCATCATGGGCGGCGACCTGCTCCGCGCGGAGCTCGAAGCTGCCATCGCGCGGGTCCCGGCTTACATAAACGGCGATAGCAATGGCGACGGCAATGGCATAGATGCGGAGAGGTGGATGGAAGGGCTCAGTAGGAACAGAGACATCGCCGAT GTGTTCAAAGTTCTGCCGGTGAAATCCTTATTGTGTAAGCAAATCGAGAGGCGGACATGCATTTCTTTGGAGGCATTTATACATGATTACTTTCTACGTGAGTCCCCTGTTATACTCAGTGGCTGCATTGATCATTGGCCTGCGAGGACAAAATGGAAGGACATAAAATACCTAGAGAGGATAGCCGGAGATCGTACTGTTCCTGCTGAG GTTGGGAAAAATTATGTTTGTAATGAGTGGAGACAGGACCTTATCACATTTTCTCAGTTTCTTGAGAGGATGTGGTCACCTGATTGTTCTGCAAACAAAACTTATTTAGCTCAGCATCCATTGTTTGACCAG ATCAAAGAGCTTCGTGAAGACATAGTGGTTCCTGATTACTGTTATGCTGGTGGAGGTGAACTGCAATCGCTCAATGCTTGGTTTGGACCTGATGGGACTGTAACACCATTGCATCATGACCCACATCACAACCTTTTCGCTCAG GTCTTGGGCAGGAAGTATATTAGACTCTATAGTGCTTCCATCTCTGAGGATTTGTACCCTCACATGGAAACTGTGCTAAGCAATACGAGTCAGGTGCGTGTTCTGTGTCAGATAACAAGCATTGGTTTGAACAAATGA
- the LOC124677617 gene encoding IRK-interacting protein-like — translation MAGDTASASSSSSHPPAFPATRQEIQAAIAKATELRALHAALLQGAGPPPGANAGGAYASYAGAGAGGSWSPAVIRVPPAASPALPRVAAVAEDYPVFTPAYGEEPLGGLNYIRQDNRSLSENWSGIGLEHEGQEDEVAFSDVDNLNTFSSSNSELHFSSSNEHMRNRNTRRNHRSFLHPALSADSFLNSDSRRTDLAESKTVMTCNTCKPATISRGPESENDTNSLKNFSGAPLSNYHPSISSRTKQKGGHVLSWLLPKSKRKPKSDMSPNTNEGENMSQLLKEWGVFSLESLKKELAEANEHRDAALQEVGEMRSSLGELTSKLLSLEAYSSELKKALKKATSTKTVQSHSKRSARSVVVDDSLPVSHEVMVEGFLQVVSEARLSIKQFCKVLLQQVEDADNGLSDKLNILLQPYQLTLAEKHSKVILYHLEALMNQAMYQDFENCTFQKNGSPRCLDPKQDLQDNFASFVALRNLSWNEVLKKGTKYYCEDFSRFCDQKMSCIVSTLSWSWPWAEQLLQCFFVAAKCIWLLHLLAFSFNPPLTILRVEENRVFDPMYMEEIQVERQRPQRSPSQVKAMAMPGFYVQDRVLKCRVICRYN, via the exons ATGGCGGGAGATACCGcctccgcctcgtcgtcctcctcccacCCTCCCGCTTTCCCGGCCACGCGCCAGGAAATCCAGGCGGCCATCGCCAAGGCCACGGAGCTGCGCGCGCTCCACGCCGCGCTGCTCCAGGGCGCCGGCCCGCCGCCTGGCGCCAATGCCGGAGGAGCTTATGCTTCTTACGCCGGCGCCGGAGCCGGGGGCAGCTGGAGCCCCGCCGTCATCCGTGTGCCGCCTGCCGCGTCGCCGGCGCTCCCGAGGGTTGCTGCTGTCGCCGAGGACTACCCCGTCTTTACCCCG GCTTATGGTGAAGAGCCCTTGGGTGGACTGAACTACATTCGCCAAGACAACCGGAGCCTATCTGAGAACTGGAGCGGGATTGGTTTAGAACATGAAGGTCAGGAAGATGAGGTGGCCTTCTCGGATGTCGACAATCTCAACACATTCTCTTCATCAAACAGCGAGCTCCACTTCTCTTCATCAAACGAACATATGCGCAACAGAAACACGCGCAGAAACCATCGTTCCTTCCTTCATCCTGCTCTCTCTGCCGATAGTTTCCTCAATTCGGATAGCAGGAGAACAGATTTGGCAGAATCGAAGACTGTGATGACATGCAACACCTGCAAGCCTGCAACAATCAGTAGGGGTCCTGAAAGTGAAAATGATACCAATTCTCTGAAGAACTTCAGTGGAGCGCCGCTGTCGAACTACCACCCCTCCATCAGCTCACGTACAAAGCAAAAAGGGGGACACGTGTTATCATGGCTCTTACCCAAGTCAAAGAGGAAACCAAAATCAGACATGTCACCGAACACCAACGAGGGTGAGAACATGTCTCAGCTTCTCAAGGAGTGGGGTGTGTTTTCACTAGAATCTCTGAAGAAGGAGCTTGCTGAGGCCAATGAGCATAGGGACGCTGCTCTTCAAGAAGTTGGAGAGATGAGATCATCACTGGGAGAACTAACTAGCAAGCTGCTGAGCTTGGAAGCGTATTCGTCAGAACTGAAAAAGGCTCTAAAGAAAGCAACAAGCACAAAAACCGTGCAATCTCACTCAAAGAGATCAGCCAGATCAGTGGTTGTAGACGACTCATTGCCCGTCAGCCACGAAGTAATGGTGGAAGGGTTCTTGCAGGTAGTGTCGGAGGCCCGTCTTTCCATCAAACAGTTCTGCAAGGTACTACTCCAGCAAGTCGAAGATGCTGACAATGGGCTATCAGATAAGCTGAATATACTCCTGCAACCATATCAGCTCACGCTCGCTGAAAAACACTCGAAAGTGATACTCTATCATCTCGAAGCCCTCATGAACCAAGCGATGTATCAAGACTTCGAGAACTGCACGTTCCAGAAGAACGGTTCACCCAGGTGTCTCGACCCGAAGCAGGACCTCCAGGACAACTTTGCCTCGTTCGTCGCACTCCGCAACCTGAGCTGGAACGAGGTGCTGAAGAAGGGCACCAAGTACTACTGCGAGGACTTCAGCCGTTTCTGCGACCAGAAGATGAGCTGCATCGTGTCCACGCTGAGCTGGTCGTGGCCATGGGCCGAGCAGTTGCTGCAGTGCTTCTTCGTGGCCGCGAAATGCATCTGGCTGCTCCACCTCCTGGCCTTCTCCTTCAACCCGCCACTGACGATACTGCGGGTCGAGGAGAACCGGGTGTTCGACCCTATGTACATGGAGGAGATCCAGGTTGAGAGGCAGAGACCGCAGCGAAGCCCATCTCAGGTAAAGGCCATGGCAATGCCTGGGTTCTACGTCCAGGACCGGGTGCTCAAATGCAGGGTGATCTGCAGATACAACTAA
- the LOC124693382 gene encoding ETHYLENE INSENSITIVE 3-like 3 protein, protein MDPVAMLASELGVVSDFEVDGIQNLTENDVSDEEIDAEDLARRMWKDKVRLKRIQERQQKLALQRAEAELEKSKPKKMSDLALRKRMARAQDGILKYMLKLMEVCNARGFVYGIIPEEGKPVSGASDNIRAWWKEQVKFDKNGPAAIAKYEAENPALVNDKSIGAMNQHSLTDLQDSTLGSLLSALMQYCSPQQRKYPLDKGIPPPWWPTGNEEWWADLGLPRGKTPPYNKPHNLKKVWKVGVLTGVIKHMAPNFDKIRYHVRKSKCLQDKMTAKETLTWLGVLQKEENYSRSVDSALSEVTHHCDIGDKEENLYSSCGEYDVVCTEEPPQSTTSKDDVGAHQPAVQTREENVSSRGNRKRHDKHSTQTPPSNKQTNESRKRKRRPGQSPVYEAEVDGTQRINNPSEVLINVIPDMNTNQMEVQSVANQLTSFNHVSTSEALQHQGDAQSNFISPTVVVNNYNQVANETTSSIYMGDQPLACESSGYTNSWSGNTFPPNVYLGSMGFSSSSLDYQTSAAKQSLPVTVDSHVPGMGTEALVENSSFSHHMAGSGNSTSVADDTNQMMSDDFYINPDDKYIGSSFDGLPLDFIGINSPIPDLDELLDDDDLMQYLGT, encoded by the coding sequence ATGGACCCTGTAGCTATGCTTGCATCGGAGCTAGGCGTTGTGTCGGACTTTGAGGTCGATGGCATCCAGAACCTCACTGAGAACGATGTCAGCGATGAGGAGATTGACGCCGAGGACCTGGCCCGGCGAATGTGGAAAGACAAGGTCCGGCTCAAGAGGATCCAGGAGAGGCAGCAGAAGCTCGCTCTGCAGCGTGCGGAAGCAGAGCTGGAGAAGTCCAAGCCGAAGAAGATGTCTGACCTGGCCCTCCGCAAGAGGATGGCAAGAGCGCAGGACGGGATCCTCAAGTACATGCTCAAGTTGATGGAAGTGTGCAACGCGCGCGGGTTTGTCTACGGAATCATTCCTGAGGAAGGGAAGCCTGTCAGTGGTGCATCGGACAATATCAGAGCTTGGTGGAAGGAGCAGGTGAAGTTTGATAAGAACGGGCCAGCAGCAATTGCAAAATATGAAGCCGAGAACCCTGCGTTGGTTAACGATAAGAGCATTGGAGCCATGAACCAGCATAGCTTGACGGATCTCCAAGATTCCACTCTGGGCTCATTGCTTTCAGCGTTGATGCAGTACTGCAGTCCTCAGCAGCGCAAGTACCCACTGGATAAGGGCATTCCACCCCCATGGTGGCCGACAGGGAATGAGGAGTGGTGGGCTGATTTAGGCCTTCCAAGGGGTAAAACACCTCCATACAATAAACCACATAACCTTAAGAAGGTTTGGAAGGTTGGTGTGCTGACGGGTGTGATCAAACACATGGCACCAAACTTTGATaagatcagatatcatgtgcggaAATCCAAGTGCTTGCAGGACAAAATGACTGCAAAAGAGACCTTGACTTGGCTGGGTGTTTTGCAAAAGGAGGAGAATTATTCTCGCAGTGTTGACAGTGCTTTATCAGAGGTTACTCACCATTGTGATATAGGGGACAAAGAAGAGAACCTATATAGCAGCTGTGGTGAGTACGATGTCGTCTGCACTGAGGAGCCTCCTCAGTCTACAACATCCAAAGACGACGTTGGAGCTCATCAGCCAGCTGTGCAGACCAGAGAAGAGAATGTCTCAAGCAGAGGGAACAGAAAACGTCATGATAAACACTCTACTCAAACGCCTCCTAGTAATAAGCAAACTAATGAATCACGCAAGCGAAAAAGACGTCCTGGACAGTCTCCTGTTTATGAGGCTGAGGTTGATGGGACACAAAGAATCAATAATCCGTCAGAGGTTTTGATCAATGTGATTCCTGACATGAACACAAATCAGATGGAGGTGCAGTCTGTGGCGAACCAGCTGACAAGCTTCAACCATGTCAGCACAAGTGAAGCTTTACAACATCAAGGAGATGCTCAAAGTAACTTCATATCTCCTACTGTTGTGGTTAATAACTATAACCAGGTTGCAAATGAAACTACTTCAAGCATTTATATGGGTGACCAGCCTTTAGCTTGTGAAAGTAGTGGTTACACAAATTCATGGTCTGGAAATACTTTTCCACCAAATGTTTATCTTGGATCTATGGGTTTTAGTTCTTCTTCACTTGATTACCAGACTTCAGCTGCAAAACAGTCACTCCCTGTAACTGTGGATAGTCATGTGCCTGGCATGGGAACAGAAGCTTTGGTTGAGAACAGTTCTTTTAGTCATCATATGGCAGGTAGTGGGAATTCAACTTCTGTTGCCGATGACACAAATCAGATGATGAGTGATGATTTTTATATTAACCCTGATGATAAGTACATAGGCAGTTCTTTTGATGGACTGCCTTTGGACTTCATTGGTATTAATAGTCCAATCCCTGACCTCGATGAATTGCTGGATGACGATGATTTAATGCAATACCTGGGAACATAA